Within Catharus ustulatus isolate bCatUst1 chromosome 5, bCatUst1.pri.v2, whole genome shotgun sequence, the genomic segment ATATGCCCAGGTTCCTTTTTGAGGACTAATTACAGGCTTAGAATACATCCTGTATTCCAAGTAAGGCAATACACCCCATAGGTGTATTCTCCTCTCCCAGTCAGTGAtgggcagggctctgcaaaCCTCTTTCATTCATGTTAGTCTTTAGTACAGTATTTCCCTCCTTTGCCAGGTGGGATCAGACTTTCCATCATTTCTGGTCGCCAGCACTCAGTGTCGAGCATGACTGGATGCAGGACGTGGTAACAAAGCAGTTTGCTTGGTAAAATGGGTGTCTCATTGGCCCAGTCAGCTCACCACATCAGCTGAACTGCTACAATGGTAacaggagagatggaaagaggtgctgccaaatttaaaataaaaaggcaaaaaccaaAATGGTCCTGTTGCTTCTTCACAGAGAAAGTGATTGACAGTATCGGTGACCTGCATTTTAACTCTTTTTGTGATAGCATCtgtcttttccatttctctggcTTGCATCATGGAAGCAGGTTAAGCCATTTCACTTCATTTCTTGTCTTTCTTCCTCAACAGTATGTGAGGGAGttgtgctgtggctgtgagcaCCACAGGGGAACATGTAACTCACTTTCAGGAGTCTGGAAAATAGCCACTGGAAACAGGCCATGTGCATGCCTGGGACCTGCAGGCAGGGATCATCTCACTGAGCTTTGGAAGcttgttttcccctttctttaCCTAGCTGGGATTGTCTTCCGGAGgtggttttctcttttcctgctgtctggAAGGAAAATCAGTTTGCAAATTAATAGGTACTGCTCCATTCTTGCTCCTGTGCTGGAGATCTGTAGTGGGAGATGGGAAAGGACGGTTAACACTCCCTGCTGGCACACCCAGGTCCTGGGTAGCCTCACCTGGAGTAGGAGCGTCCAGTGCAGGGCAGAAGAGATGTGAGGAGAGTAGGACTGAATTGCAGGATACAGTTTTGGAGCAGCTGCACAAACAGACCATCACTTATATTTTTCCTTAGTGTTCTATAATGGTCCCTGCATTCTCCCCCTCTCCAGTGCTGACATCAGTGCTCCTGTGTGCTGGGATCAGCCCAAGCAAGGGCTACCAGAAGGAAAATCAGCCCAATAAAAGTGTTTGGTTCCTCACCTGTGGCACCATGATTCCAGTTCAAccacagagggagcagaggtggAATAAGTGACtggaggacatggggacatcctCACTCtcagccagcagaaaagagcatGAAAACCACGTGTCTGGATACAGGGCGAGCAAAACTGTGCTTGGgctgagagggagagaggggcagctcatgcagccagcagcacaggggcaaGCATGGACTGTGTCCTCTGCCCTCTCCCATCCAGAGGATAACACTTAAAAGAGAAAGGTATTGGAAAAGGGCTCCTCCCCCAGTCCTGGATCTACTGTATTAGCTGTTTCTAGCATTACAGCAAGATACGAAGAACTAAATCAAGCCCCTCAAGGCCTAAATTTTTTGCAGCCCTGATGTGGCGGTAACTTTCACTGTGTAACCCTGTTCTACATTGCAATCTGGTATTGCCAGCTGGTGCTAAAACCAACATTTATTGCTTTTTACTGATTACAAATTATTTCCCTACCCATTTTCACATACAGACTGGCTTGTTTCAGTTCACAGATTCCCCCAAAGTGTTTCGCAACTGTTCAGATTTCAAGAGATGTCttttcaggattatttttttggtctttttcctcaatatttttattttttgtgactgtATCTGCTATTGCTTCATCCTTTAGCTACCTTTTATAACTGGTCAGTTACTTTTACTTCCTGCATACTTTGGTGTCAGTTTTCCTCAGCCCTTTTAGTTTCCCAGTGAGAATGAAGATAACTTTCTTGTTTGCCTGCCAGCATTTATGAACCAAGCCCAAGCTGTATTTATAATAGTCCCTCCAAGAATGAAGACTGTCATTTCTTTCACAGCTGTGGAAcctgctctgtttttttaatagtagTCATCTATCTTTATTCTCCACAAGTGTAACTCCTCAAGGGCAAGGCTTTCAAGCATGCAGAAACAGAGGGTTCTTCATTCAGAAGCAATTATTTCATAATGCACCAAAATAAGGGACTTGAGTGAGGACTTAATTACCATTTCACCAAAATCCCTGGATGCTCAGGCCCTTCCAACATAGGAGTGCGTGGTGAAGGTGTGTAGCAAATGGAGCTTAAAAcagagcagtgcctggctctgcagagaaatggcagcacagggaagatGCCTTTCATTTTCTACACATCTATATCCATGCATTACTTCAATGCAGGCCTCCTACCACATCTGGGACCTGAATGCTTTGTCAGCTCTGCCACaccatgtttttttcctgataataGAGATCTCGCACAGCTGTCTGGTCAAATGTCAAATTCAGACCCAAGTCTCCTCATTTTGCCCCAGACTGGTTCTGTGGTGCCTGCTGACACACCCCAGGGTGAATTTTCAAATTAGGTCTAAAAAGGTGTttaatttttgaggaaaaattttctttaattatggAGTTAGACTCCTAATCTTTACAGGTTGCTCTAATTTGTCAGTCTTATTGTCTAGGATAAGTTTTCCACTGGATAGTAATTTTCAGGTTGGTTGTATTTTATGCCTAAACTACATTATAATGCCCCATAAAACATTATGTTAACTGAGTTTTTGATTACACCATTTTGTCTATGGTCTAGGCAAAATGGGGTTATCCCCAGGCAAACTTAAGATACCATTTCACTTTCTGCCTGGTTTAGCATAACACAAATTGCTAGTGATTAAATTTGCATGACTTAAGAAGTTATTGGACTTCAGCTGGTAGTTGCTGTCTCTCAGCTTGAATGTGATTCTAGCAAGGCCATTTCACTTGACGGGAAAGCAACTTCCAGCTGTGGGGAAAGAGACTTCTCTCTCTATGTCACTGATAGTATCCAGCCTCaatggaaaatctgaattttttcactgtttgcaTATCTGATCTCCTTGACAAATACATTTCCAGAGGACAGTTCATGATGCCTAAAGCAGGAGATGCTTTTCCTGTTGCTGCATGCCTAACATGAGCACTGATACTCCCATGATAGCGTTATACAAAATCCAGAGTATTTCACTCATTTTTCAGTGTACATCATTCTAATCAGTGACCATGTACTCTGTGTTTCCAGCAAGGATGTGTCCTAACTGTtgtaaatgtgtttttctaGATTTTGTTGTCCACCAGATTTTGCCCTACCAGTCCGTTTCAGTGGATACGTTCAACTCAAAGAATGATGTGTTTGTAGCTATTGCACAGCCCAGCATGGAGAACTGCATGGTGCTGGAGTGGGATCACATTGAGATGAATTTCAGGAGTTACGACAATATCACAGGTATATGAACTCTGGGATTCCAGGCACTGATGAGCTGTTGGCATTTCCCAAGGGTAAGATTTGCAGATGGGAccagtttgttgggttttgccCTGAATCTCTGTTGAATTTGGCTGGTTGAAATGAGTGATGCTGGGACATGAGTGACTCCATGGAATAATGTGTCTTGTTAACACATGCACGTTTAACCTTACTGTAGCACACAAACTAGGCTTTTCTTGTCTAATCTTGCAAATTTTTCTGAAGGTACAAACGCTTGCCATGAATGTCACACTATGGCCCAACTTAGCACTAGCTACCTCAATCACGCAGTAAGTTAAAGCAGAAACTGAAGGAACATTTGAACTTGCCAAAGTGCCTGcaaaacagaatataaaaagGATCTATTGCATGTAGAAGGAAATAGGTCTGAAGGATGCTTTTGGGTGAGCTGACCAAGAAACCAGttgaaaatgacagaaatatttaagcTATGATCTTTACCTAAAGAGATGTGCTGTAAAGCTTCAGTATTTACTTTCAATTTACAAACATGCCCAATTAACATCTTGGCCAGATCAAACAAAAAGCCTGTGTGGATGCCAGGTGATATTCTAATGCTGATTTTCTCACAACTGTTCTGTCCCTAATCAACACTTGTGGTGCTCAGTCACACCATGACAGCAGAGGCAGAGTCTTCAAACCTCTTATCTGCTGCCTGATTTCCCAGATACTCCAAGCCAGAGATTTTGAAGACTCAGGAGCTAAATTATCAATGGAGCATCTTTCCCTCCTGTTCCTTGTTGTGtgtgattgattttttttttaccttataTTTTAGGATACATAGAGTATGCTGTGTCCTCCTCTGGTGTTGACTTCTACAAAGGCAACAAGCACTTACCTCCTGAGATCAGCTGTGTGTGTCACTAACAAAAGTTTACAAGAAGCTACCCCTCTGTCAggaaattttggaaatgaaaaatgcttttttaggTTTCATTGTGTTTTGGTAGATTAGGGTAAAATATGTACCAGGGATGTAAACTGAGGAGTCAACAGCGCAGAGAGAGCTAGCTGAGCCCTAGAAAATATCTGGAAATTAAACTGAGAGTTTGACTCATTTGCAAAGATAGCTGCCTTCCAGGTGTATTTCACCTTTCTCTGAATGACTTGATAAGGAGACATTTCTGCCAGGGACTTGTGTCCTAGCTCCATACCCAGAGTTTGCTCCTGGAAGGTCTAGCATGAACTCTGGACTCTGAAATGTAGTGAGCCTGAGATTTTTgccaggggacacaggcacaCAAAGAACCTCCTGCAGAGCCTGACGAGTGTTTTGTAGAGCTCTGGAGCCAGCTCCACAGAGAATTTCACTACTTACCATATGCTTGGCATTTGGACATCTAAATTTAGCCCTTTCCAACACGGGCTTATGGAGCTGATCTAGCTGTTGAGGTTGCCTTTACAGTGAacatgaagagaaaaagcattGCTGTCCTCTGCAGAAGGAGACAGGACATAGGTGAAAGCTCTGCTAGAGTTTGTGTTTTGACTAAGTTAGATCAGAAGGAGCCTGGATGGTCAGCTCAACCACTCttgtctgtgctgcagacaccTTGCTGTCCTTGAGATGAAGGtaccccagctctcctgcactCGGAGGGTGGCAGatcatcccaggccagctctgaaAGCCATGGGCAGGGGACCAGGAGGAGCCAGGGTAAATCTCCTGTAGTGACTGACCAAGGATGCACTGGGGAACTTGTGCAGCTATAGCTCTACTCAAACTGTGCTTCACAGACAAATTCCTCTCTGCTTCCAACAGCACCTATCGTAATAGCCTCGTTGTtacttttgtggttttggttctTCTTTAGTGTAACTATGTGTTCTCAAAACAGACCATTACCGGATTTGATCTATCTGGCAGCTGCAATATTCCTAAATATTTCTAGTTTAACAAAATCTCAAGGAAGCCTAACACAGAGTTAAATGTATCTTTTTCATCCTGCTGTCAGGTGATATATCCACAAGATGCATCAATATTTCTGTGTACATTAGCAAAAAGCTGACTCTAACTCTTCTGgagcaagaaaaatatattatatttcatttttgtaattAAGATGGAAAGATAGACATTACAATAACAAGATAATTCCAGGTATCTGATGAACAGCAAGATAAAAACTCTTGTCATTTTTCAATTATAAAATTTAGCTTAAATAATTGCTTTGAATACTAGGGACCATGTGTTGgaacaaacagagaaataaaaagtattttacaaaaaaaggaattagCATTTTATGGTACATCATACTTGCAGACACTGCAGGGTGGGACATGTAATCTCTCCAGTTACTGGGAAGCAAAAAGTTTCAAAAGGTGCTCTGATGGCAAGTAGCAGAAGACAAAATTATGAGATGGTGCAGATTTAAAAGAGGGGAGGGGTGATTTGGTGATGTCTGTGGTGTAAAGGGTGGGTTGTGCTGTGCTAAtgtgtgtgttgttttgttttctttctttgggcAATAGGTCAGTCTATAGTGGGATGTAAAGCCATCCTTGTTGGTGACCAAGTCTTTGTGGTCGTGGCACAGCTCTTTGGTGGCTCACACATTTACAAGTTTGATGAAAGCTGGACGAAGTTTGTCAAATTCCAAGATATTGAAGAATCTCGCATTTCCAAGCCAAATGATATCGAGCTTTTTGAGATAGACAGCGAAATGTTTTTTGTCATAGCAGATAGCTCCAAAGCAGGTTTGTCAACAGTGTATAAGTGGAATAACAAAGGATTTTATTCATATCAATCTCTTCACGAGTGGTTCAGAGACACAGATGCTGAGTTTCTCGATATAGATGGGAAATCACATTTAATTCTCTCTAGCCGTGCCCAGGTGCCCATTATACTCCAGTGGAACAAAGCCTCCAAAAAGTTTGTCCCACACAGTGAAATCCCAAACATGGAAGATGTCTTGGCTGTGAAGAGTTTCAGGATGCAAGATGACCTTTACATCACACTCACAAGATTCATTGGTGACTCCAGAGTTATGAAATGGAATAGCAAACAGTTTGTGGAGATACAGGCTCTTCCATCCCGAGGAGCCATGACGCTGCAGCCTTTCTCCTTCAAGAACAATTACTACCTAGCCTTGGGAAGTGACTATACCTTCTCCCAGATTTACCGGTGGGATGGTGAAAAGAAGATATTCAgattatttaaagaaatctaCGTGCAAGCACCACGGTCTTTCACAGCTGTGTCAACAGATCGAAGAgattttttctttgcctctAGTTTTAAAGGAAACACTCAAATATTTGAACACATCCCCGTTGACTTGAGTTTATAAAAACTGGTGGAGTGAAATTCATGTAGAATGACATTTatacacaaacaaaacaaaaagagaccTTTCCAAAAAGAGGGTGCACCTATGGAGTATGATGACATTTTCTGAACTTTTCAAACTTGCATATTAATCAGGGACTGCATTTACTTGGTTACTGCATGACATGTCCATTTTATCCTTTTTCAAAGACATCTTGCAATCTGCAGTCATTCAAAGAAGAGTGCAGTGCATTAGAATTAATGTTGTCATCtaagaaaataa encodes:
- the LGI2 gene encoding leucine-rich repeat LGI family member 2; its protein translation is MALPLRLLPALCAAAALLALPPPAAPRRPRCGPPCSCWRESALCVGAAGAPRLLPAGLGSLSLVNGTFSEVKDRMFSHLPSLQLLLLNSNSFTVIRDDAFAGLFHLEYLFIEGNKIETISRNAFRGLRDLTHLSLANNHLKALPKDVFSDLDSLIELDLRGNKFECDCKAKWLFLWLKMTNSTVSDVLCIGPAEYQDKKLNDVTSFDYECTTTDFVVHQILPYQSVSVDTFNSKNDVFVAIAQPSMENCMVLEWDHIEMNFRSYDNITGQSIVGCKAILVGDQVFVVVAQLFGGSHIYKFDESWTKFVKFQDIEESRISKPNDIELFEIDSEMFFVIADSSKAGLSTVYKWNNKGFYSYQSLHEWFRDTDAEFLDIDGKSHLILSSRAQVPIILQWNKASKKFVPHSEIPNMEDVLAVKSFRMQDDLYITLTRFIGDSRVMKWNSKQFVEIQALPSRGAMTLQPFSFKNNYYLALGSDYTFSQIYRWDGEKKIFRLFKEIYVQAPRSFTAVSTDRRDFFFASSFKGNTQIFEHIPVDLSL